ttggcacgtctggTTCTTCTaggcctctgaattacaagcctcaccagcgactagtgatgatgcagtcttatctctttaaccctattggccttctccttagtcctccacctgcccaacatccactgctacaagtacactcaggaacagcatctctatggtcacagtcactcatccgtcctccctgtgtgattggctaccctcccctggaggccacgccctaactccgcctctcctcaaactgtatataatccagggctcgcagagcctcgtggtctttagctactggcggtcCTGGCGTAAGCGTccaccaacaataaagctacctcgcttcatgccttaattgacttggcctccagtcctttagacccgcagcgaggtctcctgcgcgcgccccttggacccagacccccggctggagccccttttctgcgtgtgGCAGTGTcctctagcaagcagtgagaagctgaggagtagaggttccccgatagtttagcggttgggccaaaccacAGATCTTCTCTCTGACTGCGCCACcctttcacttctcttccccAAACCAGGTCTTCCTTCACTGTAAAAGACAGACTGTTTTTGCCTAACTCGAGATGCTTGCAGACCTTAGAATCAGAAGGACCTCCCTGTTGCAATAGTCCATTTCCTATTTTGCAAGGAAGTCTCTCCTTTCAAGTccacatttgttttttcatttgacaGTTGGGAGACTTTTGCTACACCTCACCAAGCATCATGCTTTAGAAATTCATCCATGGTGTCCCATGCCTCAGTTCCTTTTTATgcctgagtagtattccattggatGAATGTGCCACAATGAGTTTATCCGTTCACTAGTTGATCTGTACAATTATGAAGAAAGTATCTATAAATATTACCATACAGGCCTTTGTGtgaacatatttttctctttagaagtGGGCTTGTTGGTAGGGTTTGACTTTAAGAAAAGGCCCACcccttttaaatgtaatttttatggACCTGTGGTGCTCTTCAAATCTGAAAACTTGAACCCCACCCAGATTCCCTCACAAGCAATTGGACGAATGAGTGAACCTCTTCCCCAGCCAGGGATGGGGCGCTGAGGACCATGGAGATGTTGAATTAGGTCCTGAGAACCTGGGAAGCTGGGCTGAGCTTAAAGGTTGGCAAAGGAGAAAGCCAAGCAGATTGaaaaattgggggtggggtgatactggtgggggtggagggtgggggtggattGAGGCTTTGCTCCCCGGAAGGACCATGAGGAAGTGTTAAGATGTGTCTATAAAACAAAACACCCTGCTGCACACACCAGGTTCTTGCGGGTGTGGCTCCTTGGAGAAACCAAAAAAAGGAGACTGAGTTTCCCACAAGGAGGTGTTGATAGAACAGCCCCAGGCTCGGCGCTGGAAGGAGAGGGGGCAAGAGGGAGTCAGCGTGGGCAATCCCTGGAGTTCTGGCAAGGCTGGACTTCTAGGAGATCTCAACCTGTTCTGATGGGCCGGGTCCCCAACTCCTGCTGGCTTATGGCAGCTCTCCAGCTGCAGACCTGGCTGTGGGTCCTTCAGCCTCCTCTTGCTGCTCCTTCCACACCCTGGCCTTGGGGAACTTTAGATCTGACACAAAGAAAGCTGCAGACAAATGGCTAAAACTCGCCAGACAAATCTGTCCCCAAATCACAGCAGATCTGGACTCCTAAAGGGCCCCACAAATCACCTCCAGCTACTTAAGTGAGAGCAGCAATGAATGGTTTGGTAGgggtatttttttgtttattttgttttgtttgcatgagcaggcactgggaatcgaacctgggtctctggcacgcaggcaagaactctgccactgagccaccgtggcccaccccaatgtatgtttttaatgaaaaagataaCTTTCAGGCCTTCGCTGTTTCCTCCTCAATAGTAATAGTGAACACTCCCTGGTTGTTCATTGTCAGGATTTGCCCGACACTTGACATTTAATCCTGACAGCAGCAGGGAGCTCAGATCCCATTTTATGGAGGGAGAAACAGAGGGTTGCAGAGGTCATGGGATTTGGTTGTCTGACCTCAGAACCTCTGGTTAAGCTGTGCAGTGCTACACCACCGCCTCATAACAAGTAAATATGTACATCAGAGACAGTTTAAATAGAATACATAGAAATAAGGCAATAAAAATCACCCCAGCATAACCATTATGAGCATTCTGTTTTATAAAACTCCAGACACATGTGGGGTGATACAGTGGAGTATTTTGTTCCTTACGTCATTTTCTAGCAATTTTTAAAGCATTACTTTTTATCCATAAACATCTTTCCATGTCGAAAACTACttcaagattattttaaatgagtgcactttattccattttataaatgagctaAATTAATTCAAGTTAATCCCCTACTGCTGGACTTCCCCCCCCCTCAGTCTTTACCAATAAGAACAATCTTTTAGCTAAAACATTTTTACATGTCCTAATTACTTCCTTGGTAAGTGCATAAATGTAGTATATCAGAATCAAAGAATATGCtaattttgaaagttattgctaACTACtggtaaaaatgtcccaatttgtACTCCCACAAGTTGCGCTTAAGAGTTCTCCTTTCCCCATATGCAAAACCACATTCCACAGAATCCTTTTAGGTGTTACTTTTCCCAATTTCGTAGGCGATAAAGAGTGTCTTACAGTTTTTCAAGTTTCATGATTTGACTCTCTGCAAAGCTGACACTTTACTTTTTCTAtatgtttattaggtctagtatTTCTTTAGTGAATTATTTATGTCATTTGGCAATTTTTCTATGgagtgttttttctttaattgaactCTCATGGCCCTTTGTATATTGAAGATATTAACACATCTAATGTCAAAGGTGGCAAATATTTTTACCCAATTTGTCATATGctctttaactttttaatggTGCTTTTTTTGCTGtacaaaatgcaataaatttcttaaaatgtttttcccCTCTCATGAACTCTCTCATGAACTTCTGAAGTTGGCAATCTCATTGGAGCCAGGAGCTTTAATGCTAACATACATGTTTCTTCCAAGGGCCTCATTTCTGCAATAAGTAGAAGGATGCCAGGATGTTTTGTTCTTCCCATTTATGGATGGAAGACTGAATCCCAAAGACCAATGGATTTTCCTCAGGCACTAGAAACCCCAAGACCTAACAAATCAAGTACCAGATACCATGAGTAGGGATGGCAAATCATTTTCACTTCCCTGACAATATTGGTTGACTAGTCATAGCTGTCTTGGATACTGTGTGTAGACCTAGCAGCTCTCTGGATCTGTGATGAactggtaatgtctgctggggcATGAATAGGGAAAGCATGTGCAGTGCACATAGTGCATAGGCCAGGTGAGCAGATGGCCACAGAGAGAGGCACAGGGTATGTTCAGACACTCACCAGAAGGTAAGGGTGTTAATAAATGTGCTGTCCCAAAAGGCATAAACTGGAATTTTTCCATGCAAAAAGGATGTGTGACCATCCCTGGGATAAGGACCACAGAGTAAAGGGGTCCAATGCTAAGGGGATTTCACCCAGATGGCATGGCTGGACATTTCACAGCTGGCTTTGGACTCCAGCTCGGTGCTCTTCCATTGTGCCTCACAGCTCCCACTAACTgctgtgcaaccttgggcaagttccctCATGTCTCTGAGTCTTATATTCTTCTCTAGAAAATGAGAAATTGGgcttaagaaattaaaacaatgttgACCATAATTCTCTGCTCTCTACCCACTGGAATTTTGGAGCTTCTAGTAAAAGTCAGCCAATTAGCATCTGTTCCCTGTCATCTCTCtctgcctgttttagtttgtaagctgccagaatgcaatatactagaaacacaatggcttttactgttctttttctttctttctttcttttacatgggcaggcactggtaaccgaacccaggtctctggcgtggcagacaagaactctgccactgtgccaccatggcccacccacaacggcttttaaaaagggaatttattaagttgcaagtttataattctaatgccatagaaatgtccaaactaacacattcagagaaagataccttaactccaaagaaagggctgatgaaatccagggtttctctctcagctggcagggtccatggtgacatctgttggctttctctcttcatttcataaaggtttcccaggggagttttctttctgcatctccaaagctctctggctgtatgggctctgtcaGAAttgtgctttttccaaaatgattccctcttagagggctccaataagcaactccaccttgaatgggtggagacacatctccatcgaaAGCTAATTCGAGgctgcagaaagaagtcaccccagggaaagttgttggaaccgagaggcctggggagaagaccagcagagcccatcctgtgccttcccacataagaaagaacctcagtggaaagttagctgcctttcctctgaagaactaacaaaataaatccccttttattaaaagccaatctgtctctggtgtgttgcattccggtagctagcaaactagaacagattttggtaccgagagtggggtgctactgcagtttgcaaccaaacatgttggaacgctttttaaatggataaggggaagaatctggaagagttgtgagaagcttgatagagaaggcctagaatgctttgaagagactgctggtagaaatgtggactctgaagacatttctgataaagccttagacagaaatgaggtatgtgtcattacagactggaaggaagaggagccttgttttaaaatggcagataatctggcaaaattgatgagtggctttgactggaaggctgattttaaaagccatgaacttggatatttagcagaagagatcttcaaattaaatgtcgaaagtgcagcctggtttctctcacagcttatagtgaaatgcgacaggaaagagatcagctgagaactgaactcttgagtacaaagaaatcagaagttgatgttctggagaattctgggcttcctggaagggaaagcccagagaacagtgccccacatgaagacttgaccaaatgtggaaccagtcacccatttcagagaaagccaggattggacatggagttatccaggaaggatttgtggaaactccttatgtctgatgggcatgatccagggctactgcatagaaagccaacgagagtgttgCAGGACCTGTATAAAGAGGACCACTGCCAGTCGACACtcagagggacagagaagggacacattggaggaacaataacttcagaggcaacaccatggaggctgaggtctgaagtcaagaagccttgggccaggggAGCgcacccacccaagcccgtgaagGAGGTGAGTTTGCCTCGGAGGCAGGGGATGGGCCTTCcgccttgttgcagtggaagagtcatgccacctcaggccttggagagggtgaagcacattccttggggtttggggagagcctggctaccaccacatggaagggttgagtgtgcgccctggagatggcagaaagtCCAGGTGCGGCCccaatacttggagagggtggagctgagaaaaaggtggtctccccagtaccccccaaggttgcatttggagagaagtAGGCCCCTGTGTAGGCCTTtagaaagggtgagactgctggtttctaaagccccaaagataaatgattctcaggctttgaaatctaatggactttgccctgtgggttttcgaaactgtatgggtccagtgacccgcTTTCCTTCCTACATATGGAAacgtgtatatgtatcctatgagtattccttctttgtatgttggcagcaaataacttgttatgagttttcaaaggtcaagagacagaggagaatttgcctgagcacagaACATGCTTGtacctaactttgatgagactttgtactggttttaacctcatattgcatttgattgttactgaaatgctttaaagtttactgatactgtgatggaattaatgtattctgtatatggaaaaaaacatgtcttttttagggtccagagggtggaatgtgctggtttgaaaggatgtatgtaccctagaaaagccatgttttaattaaaatcccattcataaaggcagagtaatccctattcaatactgtatgtttgcaactgtaatcagatcatctccctggatggtgtgatttaatcaaagtggttgttaaactggattagatgacatgtctccacccatttgggtgggtcttgattagtttctggagtcctataaaagaggaaacattttggagaatgaaggagattcagagagagcagagcagaatgacatagccacgagaagcagagtccaccagccagcaacctttggagatgaagaagaaaaatgcctccaggggagcttcatgaaataggaagccaggaaaagctagcagataacgctgtgttcaccacgtgcccttccagatgagagaggaaccctgaccatgttcaccatgtgcctttccagatgagagagaaattctgactgtatGAGGCATGTGCCCTTACAggtgaaagagaaactgtgaatttcatcggccttctttccctggatacctttgattggacatttctatagacttgttgtaattgggacattatctcagccttagaactgtaaacttgcaacttattaaattcccctttttaaaagccattctgtttctggtatattgcactccagcagctagcaaactagagcagatatCATGTTAaattaattacatcttcaaagacgTCAttattccaaataaggtcacattgaCTAGTTCCAGGTAGACATAAATTTTGGGAGAGCACTATTTTACCCAGTGCAGCTCAGCTGCTAATAGAGATTTTAACAGCAGCTTAAACAATGAGGACATTTATTATGTCAACCCCACACATCTTCTGTCTTTCTATTCTGCCACCCTTAGCACATGGATTCTAGCTCAGTGTTGCCTCATGGTCCAAGATGGCTACTGGTGCTCTAACCATCACATCTTCATTCTAGGCAGCAGGAGAAAGAGTAAAAAGGACACATACATTTAAAAGAGATTTTCCAGATGTCCCCTTTTAAAGAGCAGCTCCAGAAGCCCCAcccaacattttcctcttacATCTCATTTTCTGGAACTTACTCACACAGGTCTACCCCTGTTGCAaggaaggctgggaaatgtagtcttagCTTGCTTCATTGCTGCcacaaataatctttttttttttggagggggacatgagcaggctccaggaattgaacccggtggctctgccactgagccaccattgcacctccTGCCACAAATAATTTTGAGGTTCTGTTTCTAAGGGAAAAAAGTGGGACTAGATATTGGGTGGGCAACTTGCAGTTTTTCCCAtactcagtttttccatctgtataATAGGGATCATAACAGCACCTAACTTGTAGGGGTATTGTGCTCACTTATGTTGCCTGGCACCCAGTAAGAATTCAATGATAGCTAACATTGTATTTTCAAGATAAGGtcgtgaaaaaaaacaaatgatgtcAGCATACTGTGAAAGTAGTTTTGACCTCACAGACTCCCTGATGAGGTGTCAGGGATGCCAAGTATCTCCAGCCCATAGTTTGGGAGCCCTATGAGAACTGCCTCAGAGTATCAGATAATTCTTGGGCACATCTGCTACGCAGCATTCCACCATGACATTGAAAGGGCACACAGCCACTTTTTTGCCTTTGTAAAGTTTGGGTAATTTTTATTAACAGACATGTCCTAGTTTGTATCTTTCATCAATTTAGTATACTCTATAATGATCTTTTCtgggtattttttatttctttttgtctgtctTCCCTCTAGGAGGGCTTACCAGCTTTGCCCACCACTGTCCCCAACCCCAGTGCTTGGCCCATTGCAGGAACTCCATAAACATAAGGTGAATGAACCAAACACACATAACGGATAAGAAAGCGGATCTGTTAAGGCAGGTGTGTAAATTCTGTTCTGACTCCTCTCACCATTAATCCCACTTCTAAATTCCGACCCCTAGACTTGTCAGACCTGCCTGATGCTGGCAGCTTAGACTCTAGAATCAGACAGGTCAGGATTTGGATTCTTTGCATCCTGGCCTCTCACTTAGTGTCATCTATTCAACCGATACTTATTAAGCACCTCTGAGTACAGGAGAGCTGGACTGAGCTCTTAGAGCTGGACCCGGGAAATACACTGGTGAGAGAGCAGACTCAAAGACAATTGGAGACGGGAATTCAGGTAACAGAACAAGTAATTTCTCACCAACTGCGTAATGCTATTTAAAAACCAGAATGTCCTGACAGAGCCCAGAGGGAGGAGCTATGCATGCAGGGTGGTGAGGGAAGGCCTAGGTGAGACAGAGGCCTTTATCTGAGGCTTGGGGTTCAGAAGATTCAGCTGTGCCAGCAGCTGGCAGCAGGCCCTTCCTGGTAAAGAGCAGCTGGCATGTAGGGCCAGACGTGGGAGATGGTGATGTTTAAAGGTGAGAAGGAAGAGCAGGGGGACTGAAAAGAAGGGGAGAGAATGGTAGAGAATGTCTTGAAGCCTTTACATCATCCTGTGCTTTGTCCCACAagataaagaatttggcttttattttaaatgggatGGAAAGCCACTGAAGGGGTTTCTGATACCTGgtttgaatttgtatattttttcgctcttttaaccatttgtattctTTTGTGAATTATTTGCTCCTGTTCTCCACCCATTTATCTATTGGGGTCTTAAAGTGTCTTTCGAATTCATTTGAAGAGGTCTCTCTAGATGAAAGATTTTAatcctttatcatgttcaggcACATCTGTTTCCCCCAGATAACTGTTTGCTTTTtaatcttggttttctttttttggatagaagttttaaatatttgggCTTCAGAGTGTGCGAGTTCATccataacttttaaatttttttggcataggcaggcaccaggaatcgaaccccggtctccggcatggcaggcgggaattctgccactgagccaccgtcgcaccgcccCATCCATCACTTTTAAGCTTTAAGAAACCTTCCACCATTTGGTATTTGATAAATGTTACGAATGTTTATGTCCACGTAGTCGTggtttaatattttgctttcgTGGACTTTGTTTCTATTCCCTTCCTCCCGGTCCTGGTCCCCAAAGGCTCAGGCTTGCAGAGCCGTCCCCGCGTTCACACAGAAGGCAGGCCAAAGACCTCCTCCACAGGTGATAAAACTGAGGCTCATCAGAAATCTGTGCCCTCCCGAGGAGTGTGCGTCAAAGCCTGTTCCAACCCGGAGCACCCGCAAAAAACTGGAACTTGAACCTGCCAGCGCCGCCGTCTCAGCCAATCCGGCCCAGCCAAGGTCAGGTCGGGGAGCTGGAACCCGCCTCCAGGCCCGGCCCCGCCCCAGGCTGGGCCTTTCGCGTGCCGACCTCTTAGCGTCGCTTGACCCGTTCCAGTGCCCACCTACCGCTGATTTCATTGGCTGCCTCTCCTGCCCCGCCCCCTGGGCCCTGCTGATTTTCGGAGCCAATCGGCAGGCGCGGCGGCGACGGGGCTCGGCAGAACCTGGACGCTGAGGTGACCCGGCCTGCAGCGGGGGCAGCGGGCCTGGCTGAGGGTCTCTGCGGCCGTTGCTGCCCTGATTGCGCTAGTCGGCCTGGACCGGGCCTCCACTTCCCGGACTCCTAGGAGGCCCTATCCCAGCTGGAGGGACGGCGACAGCGACCGTTGAGGGCCGGCCGAACACCCTGGGGTTGGAGGTCAGAGGTTGGAGGTCGCGCCTCAGTGGAACGCTGGAGCCCCGCCCGTTTAAGCCCAGGGCCCGTCCGTCCCCAGTTTCTTTGTCAGCTCCTGCGTGAGAGGACCCGTTTCGCGGAACGGACTcggagaaactgaggcctgagCGGCCGGGGCCTCCTGCAGTTTCCGAGCCGCTGCCGAGTCCCCTCCGCGACCCTCGGCCGCCTATCTGCGCCTCCTTCGGGTCGGTCGGGCTCTGATCGCTGAGACCCCGCCCGGAGAGCCGGCTGGGGGCCGGGGCGGCCTGCGAGACCCAGCCTCCCTGAGGGCCAGGGTGAGGGTCACGGCTCCAGGGCCCTAGCTTTCTTGAGGGAAGGCCGGGGGTGGAGGTTCCCTAAATGGCCGCAGCCCTTTTGAGGCTGTCCCCGGGTTTGAGATTTCAGTTCTGGAATTCCATCCTAACACTTTGGAGCGGGGAAATGGGATGCTGTGGCTTGTGCACTTGGCTAACAGTGAAAATAAACATTAGACATGCAGGTGTAATGGAAGCAGAGTGACCTGTGAAAAACTGGACGGATTTCTTAGAAATATGTATTTCAAGCTGTTTcaattttaatagtatatttgGTCACATAGTGCTTTTTAGCAAATAAGTGTCCTTTTTTGACCTTCTTAATGAAGATACTTTGCAACGCATTGTGTTGAATAAGAATTTTTTGTAAAGAGGTTCTGAGATTTAAGATTCTCAGTGGCAAGAAGCAGCAGGGAAATGAGTACTTACCTCTCTCAGTGTAAGGTTCCccgggactttttttttttactgcactGAACCATAAATAGAAGTTATTTCCTTACATACATGGATGTGGAGGAAAAACAGTTGATGGATAAGGAATGAGGCGAGAAGATGGGGGATTCCTCTTTTTCTGTGCAAGAAGTATGCAATTAGAAAAAAGTTTATGTGTCTCCTGTGCTGCAGGCATGAACACATTCTTTTTTGTGCTGATGGGTTTTTGTTGAGTATTTAAAATGATTAGGGAAGGAGTAATCTAATAATCTAGTGTACCCACAGAAGAATGAATATGCTTTATGTGGAATTAACTCTCCCCTTTGGTTTCTAGTTAAGAAAATGAGGCAGAAGGAAGTGTTAACCGAGAGCTTCCAAGGCCCAGCTGTGGTCTGTAGGACTCCCACTAGCCACTTTTGCGTGCTCAAGAATGGTAGTGGAGACGTGGAGGACTCCTCTGAAGAAGAGTCACAAAGTGTGGTTTTGCGGCCCCGGGGCAAGGAACTCCAGAGCGAAGCCGACCGCCCTTGCCCACCGCGAGCTGGGAACGTGGTGCTGATGCAGCGGGAGCTGGCCCAGGAGGACAGCCTCAACAAACTCGCGCTTCAGTACGGCTGCAAAGTAAGAAGCCCCTCAGGTGAAGAAGTTTATACAAACTCAGAGGAACTCACTGCAGGGTGGGAGCCTCCTTTTATACCTGACAGGTTGTTGGGAGAGGCCTGCTGTATAGTCAGAGGGGCTGAGAGAAGCACCTTTAGTTCTGAATCCTGGGATCTTGTAGAGTGAGGGTGGGTCAGGAGGCTCGGGCTGTGGGGCAGTTCCCACTCTACCCCAGCAAACTGAAATTCCAAAactgattttgttgttttgagtaTGTTTTACTTAAAATCTCAGGGGGCTGGAGATGCCAGGCAGAATTGATCCAAGATTTCTTTGGTGAGCTTATTTTTCTTGCTACTTTAATTTTCTGGGCTTTCCATATAGGTAGCCTATTTGATGGATAAAATTTTACCTTCTATCTTTTAAAACTACATGATCTTGTCTTTGTATGCTGTGTATCTGTAtaactctgttttcctttttaattatgtttttagcCTTCAGAGTGACTAACAATGGCAAAGTAAGTAGGAACATATTTACAGAATTCCTGCATTTTCTTGaaagatttatttcattttgctaaCACTATTAAAAATTTAGCTGGCCTTCGCTATGGCTGTATAAGCTtcttattaaaacatattttcttctttaaattgtcTGTCATTTATCTAACAAGGTCCAAATGACTAAACACACTGGGTGTGTTGTTCTTTCCCAGGAAAATAACCTGCTCAGTCTCCTGTGCGGTAGAGTGGACTTTACACTATACTCTCGACTCTCATGATGAACTTTTGTGGATATGATGTGTTCTTTGTAGGGCGTGAATAGAAAAGTAACACCCACCACCGAAGACCTGAATAGATGTGGCGGGTTTCTTGGAATGTTGATGTCTAATAAATCAGTGAGGAAATATAATGTCTCCTCTAAGTGATCAGTTTTCCTATTTGAAGTACATAATTTGTGATTAGTTTATCAGGGGCGAAGACCAAGGTATCTCATGTGTTAGTTTTAGGACATAATCAACTTAAAAATGTCCCCCACTCCAGTGTAATTAAATGATAAAAGCAGTTGCTTGACTCAGACTCTATTTACACTCGAGGTTAATTGGACTTATGAGTTAAAACATTAGAATCTACCCCTGAAGTTAGATAGTTTTCGAAATTAGTTTCTGGGAAGATTTACCTTTTGACTTACGTTCCTCTCACCTTAAATCTTGCGTTCAGAAGTCAGCATATTGAGTTATGAGAAGAGCTTGTAATGAACTTTACGTTACTTGATAAAACTCACGGTATtgtgtgttcctttttcctcaagacCTAATATTGAAATAGAACATCTCAGTCCATAGCTTCCAACTTGATTTGTGATTCCCTATGTGTTTCTAATTGTAGGAAGCGTTGTAATATTCTCAAAGTTAACTATAggtctctatttaaaaaataagtttatattCCATACAGCCTTGGGGGAAAATGGGTTAAAGTGGTGAGGAAAAAACATCAGTACCCATTAACTAGGCTCAGAGTGTGTCTATAGAGGTGGCTGAGTGAACGATGTCTGTGGAATTGGGTCCTGATGTAAGAGGGAAGTTGGCCAGATGGGGGCACTGTTGCcttaaaacctaaaaaaaaaaggtattaagGGCTATACCTTTCATTCTTGTACAGAATTGTTTTTTTCGTCTAAAAGCACTTTGTTGCAGTCCCACATAagaaaactgttttccacatctGATCTTAAGTTGTTCAGACTTGTCAGTCTGTAGAAAAACTGGATTATTAAGACGTACATTAAGGCTTAGAGCCAAAATCAGTTACTCAGGCTAAACTAGTTTTCTGTGTAGGTGCAGTTTTCCGGTGTTCATACTTCTTAAGTGGGGTGGGTAGGTCCATCACTCAGAAAGATTGAGCCACTTGGTGGATATTTTATGGAACTTTAcgtatttcatgatttttttttttcatggcttcTCTAGGTCGCAGATATTAAGAAAGTCAACAACTTCATCAGAGAACAAGActtatatgctttaaaatctaTTAAGATTCCAGTGAAAAACCATGGGATTCTAACAGAGACCCACAGAGAGCTAAAACCTCTCCTGAACCCATATTCCGAGACCAAATTGACTTTTGTGGGCCTCCCAGACCCAG
This genomic stretch from Tamandua tetradactyla isolate mTamTet1 chromosome 12, mTamTet1.pri, whole genome shotgun sequence harbors:
- the LYSMD4 gene encoding lysM and putative peptidoglycan-binding domain-containing protein 4 isoform X1, yielding MRQKEVLTESFQGPAVVCRTPTSHFCVLKNGSGDVEDSSEEESQSVVLRPRGKELQSEADRPCPPRAGNVVLMQRELAQEDSLNKLALQYGCKVADIKKVNNFIREQDLYALKSIKIPVKNHGILTETHRELKPLLNPYSETKLTFVGLPDPERTATGAGVQSSQLADFFKGIDQDIEKAMQSEVFLNESYCPETCNQPLLPATQKTSADGADCGIQWWNAVFIMLLIVIVLPVFYLVYFKIQATSETPNSLNTTTIPSSLIAVTAMPGKAPKLAIPVPTITSSDSHFSQTPQAGN